A window from Oscillatoria sp. FACHB-1406 encodes these proteins:
- a CDS encoding response regulator: protein MAAHKILVIDDSKVIRMRVKEMLPANVDVIEAKDGAQGLSLIRSEHPNVIMLDFLLPKMSGWEVYQEIQKRPELQAIPLVMMSGRKEEVTEKLPEPFEYFAFVGKPFEKKQLLEAIQDATKKARERPAMAVPSPAAPTGDSSALQAEVEALKQQVAKMNGEIEGLKKQLVQLVGFIKQKLK from the coding sequence GTGGCAGCACACAAGATATTGGTTATCGACGATAGCAAAGTGATCAGGATGCGAGTGAAAGAAATGTTACCCGCGAATGTGGACGTTATTGAAGCGAAGGATGGGGCGCAAGGACTTAGCTTAATCCGTTCCGAGCATCCCAACGTGATCATGCTGGATTTTTTGCTGCCGAAGATGAGCGGTTGGGAGGTTTACCAAGAAATTCAGAAGCGTCCCGAACTTCAAGCAATTCCTTTAGTAATGATGTCCGGACGCAAGGAAGAAGTCACGGAGAAACTTCCGGAACCGTTTGAATATTTCGCATTTGTGGGCAAGCCTTTCGAGAAAAAGCAGTTGCTCGAGGCGATTCAAGATGCGACGAAAAAGGCGAGAGAACGTCCTGCTATGGCGGTTCCGAGTCCGGCGGCTCCCACGGGCGATAGCTCTGCCCTACAAGCGGAGGTTGAGGCTCTCAAACAACAAGTCGCCAAAATGAATGGTGAAATTGAAGGCTTGAAGAAACAGTTGGTACAATTAGTTGGGTTTATCAAACAAAAGCTCAAGTAG
- a CDS encoding sugar transferase, with amino-acid sequence MITTPLNLRAVNLTESQYIERGFEVVHRSVECKIKRAIDIIGALVGLGIAIAIALPIAIAIQFDNPGPLLYSQMRCGVNGKPFRIWKFRSMIVGAERNKHLIKNEAQGFIFKNNNDPRVTRVGRFLRRTSLDEFPQFWNVLKGEMSLVGTRPPTPDEVVSYGSYHWKRLRVKPGLTGEWQTRGRSSVKNFDEIVSMDLDYQLCWSILYDLQLIWKTIHVVLARRGAC; translated from the coding sequence ATGATTACTACCCCACTTAACTTGCGAGCGGTTAACCTAACGGAATCTCAATACATTGAACGGGGTTTTGAAGTAGTTCACCGTTCTGTTGAATGCAAGATTAAACGAGCTATTGATATTATTGGTGCTTTAGTTGGATTGGGAATTGCGATCGCGATCGCTTTACCTATCGCCATTGCCATTCAATTCGATAACCCAGGGCCGCTTTTATACTCTCAGATGCGCTGCGGCGTAAACGGTAAACCCTTCCGCATCTGGAAGTTTCGTTCGATGATAGTCGGAGCCGAGCGCAACAAACACCTCATTAAAAACGAAGCCCAAGGTTTCATCTTCAAAAACAACAACGATCCTCGCGTCACTCGGGTCGGTCGATTTCTCCGCCGTACCAGTCTTGATGAATTCCCTCAATTTTGGAACGTATTAAAAGGGGAGATGAGTCTAGTTGGAACTCGTCCCCCCACGCCAGATGAAGTTGTAAGCTACGGATCCTACCACTGGAAAAGACTGCGAGTCAAGCCGGGACTGACCGGAGAATGGCAAACGCGAGGGCGATCGAGCGTCAAAAACTTCGACGAAATTGTCAGTATGGATTTGGACTATCAACTGTGCTGGTCGATTCTCTACGATCTCCAGCTAATTTGGAAGACAATTCATGTTGTCTTAGCCCGTCGAGGAGCGTGTTAA
- a CDS encoding protein kinase: MLSPLEPGTLLNQRYRTIRLLDSTTPERTYLARDEGRFNALCVVAELPLNPTATEEVKAKSRERFQQEANRLYRLQHPQVAGVQASFEQDGRLFLVLTYIEGQTLRELLQARQREGSNFSEAEVRSLLERLLPVLDYLHRHNIVHGNITPETIALRGNLAGMGKNTEGEPVLTHFGAISELAHRFQSADGQSLSTVAARIGYAPPEQRQTGQSNPSSDLYALAATAVVLLTGKEPAELYEPLNQTWQWQQFARVSPALTVVLERMLQPRPSERYTAANEVKQALASPQPAPPPQPAAPPQPAAPPQPAAPPQPAAPPPPASNLATVAVGRPQQTAKASPSSPPPPQKPAAPQRQVSIPEPKAYALLDNPLVITLLAIIVAIIAGVSAWQLASFLSRPRPTEAPSPVPSESAAESPSPTPNATPSPSPSPTKVSETTRRIPLLAGESFVDRNVLSGRAIANYIIPGSADQRLQARVRSEGVLLKIFQPNGRLISQEASSVKTWEGTLPRAGDYTIQLFSAPDAKQSDSEYELNLRLETPVAPEPSPSVEEPSASPSPTPTPPEPTVESESVTYPPALQGEPLELSGATSPETVKRYLIDVKAGQVLQAAVLQGRVNLEIRFPDSRLVEDARGVQLWEGEVLQSGQYQIDVRGDRARDFKISIAVRDSAP; the protein is encoded by the coding sequence ATGTTATCTCCTCTCGAGCCAGGAACGCTCTTAAATCAACGATATCGGACGATCCGCCTTCTCGATAGCACCACGCCGGAGCGCACCTATCTCGCGCGCGATGAAGGACGATTTAATGCCCTGTGTGTCGTCGCCGAACTGCCTCTCAATCCCACAGCGACCGAGGAGGTCAAAGCCAAGTCACGAGAACGTTTTCAGCAAGAAGCCAACCGACTTTATCGCCTCCAGCATCCGCAAGTTGCCGGAGTTCAAGCCTCTTTCGAGCAAGACGGTCGTTTATTTCTGGTTCTGACTTATATCGAAGGTCAAACGCTGCGGGAGTTGCTGCAAGCGCGTCAACGAGAGGGAAGTAATTTCAGCGAAGCTGAAGTGCGATCGCTCCTCGAACGCCTACTCCCCGTACTAGACTATCTTCACCGCCACAACATCGTTCACGGCAATATTACCCCCGAAACGATCGCGTTGCGCGGTAATTTAGCCGGAATGGGGAAAAATACGGAGGGCGAACCCGTACTCACTCATTTTGGCGCAATCTCCGAATTAGCCCATCGCTTCCAATCTGCCGACGGGCAAAGTCTCTCCACCGTCGCCGCTCGTATCGGCTACGCACCGCCAGAACAGCGCCAAACCGGACAAAGCAACCCCAGCAGCGACTTATACGCCCTCGCCGCTACCGCCGTCGTACTACTGACGGGGAAAGAACCCGCAGAATTATACGAACCCTTAAATCAAACTTGGCAGTGGCAGCAGTTTGCAAGGGTAAGTCCCGCCTTGACTGTCGTCCTCGAGCGAATGCTGCAACCGCGCCCGAGCGAACGCTATACCGCCGCAAACGAAGTCAAACAAGCTTTAGCCTCGCCCCAACCCGCACCGCCACCCCAACCCGCAGCGCCGCCCCAACCCGCAGCGCCGCCCCAACCCGCAGCGCCGCCCCAACCCGCAGCGCCGCCTCCCCCAGCTTCCAACTTAGCCACCGTCGCTGTCGGCAGACCTCAACAAACTGCAAAAGCTTCCCCCTCCTCGCCGCCTCCGCCTCAAAAACCTGCCGCCCCCCAGCGCCAAGTTTCTATCCCGGAGCCAAAAGCCTACGCGCTGTTAGATAATCCTTTGGTTATTACCCTGCTGGCGATTATTGTGGCGATTATTGCGGGGGTTAGCGCTTGGCAGTTAGCCAGCTTTCTCTCCCGACCGCGCCCCACCGAAGCGCCTTCGCCCGTGCCTTCCGAATCAGCCGCCGAAAGTCCTTCGCCCACACCCAACGCTACGCCATCGCCATCGCCATCGCCAACGAAAGTATCGGAGACGACGCGGCGCATTCCCTTACTGGCGGGGGAAAGTTTTGTCGATCGCAACGTTTTAAGCGGCCGCGCGATCGCTAACTACATCATTCCCGGCAGCGCCGATCAGCGCTTGCAGGCCAGAGTTCGCAGCGAAGGCGTTTTATTGAAAATCTTTCAACCTAACGGTCGGCTCATTTCACAAGAAGCTTCTTCTGTCAAGACCTGGGAAGGAACGCTCCCCAGAGCGGGCGATTACACCATCCAACTGTTTTCGGCTCCCGACGCAAAACAGAGCGATTCCGAGTACGAACTGAATTTGCGCCTCGAAACGCCCGTCGCGCCCGAACCCTCGCCCTCAGTCGAAGAGCCTAGCGCCTCGCCCTCCCCAACTCCCACTCCCCCCGAACCCACCGTTGAGAGCGAATCCGTAACCTACCCGCCCGCTCTTCAGGGAGAACCCCTAGAACTGAGCGGTGCAACCAGTCCGGAAACGGTGAAACGTTACTTAATTGATGTGAAAGCCGGACAAGTGCTACAAGCTGCCGTTCTGCAAGGGCGCGTTAACCTCGAAATTCGTTTTCCAGACAGTCGCTTGGTGGAGGATGCTCGCGGGGTGCAGTTGTGGGAAGGAGAAGTCTTGCAAAGCGGACAATATCAGATCGACGTGCGCGGCGATCGCGCCCGCGACTTCAAGATTTCGATCGCCGTGCGCGATTCCGCTCCTTAA
- a CDS encoding dynamin family protein, translating into MSSQQFQETYENIYTTGIKILQYLQEMRAVQMSLGQESDASGSIEDDLTRALGALQEQRYQVAVIAAMKAGKSTFLNALIGADVLASETEACTVCRTDIRPIPEGAAPKLWEHRQGQSKPILLAQGDAIAIKTKFLQRTHEIRATANQDDATRFTLEHPIEALSDLPALNGLTLVDTPGPNEWQSVDFNAIALKQAALEALRTCDAILFILDYGSFKDNTNSELLQDLIEQRQEFLAQNTSKIYFLLNKIDRKTEDDRPIEDTIADLRQLLIKFGIPQPVIYPASAWLGLLAKLIQQDTATPNHIKDFKRFFSAKYARENEEGDIIIPSPKKIADRALEDSLIKGIESSVIQSVIANSGWNFLNDVTAQLERATQAIEDSLNIRINGWEMELQPLRQRLEDYKQAARVALLQVKGVKTLVEQQKIKLVAQFKDKILDFARTAKLTIEEEIDLFVQSWMAETENPEAERIVEDASNPSTRFDVPQRLADSLKKVFSGLGERSDNPYEIRCNSEEDVNSVKEDINGFCSVLISRWWTNTQDKLSREGMQIREELVAEIYENIQTISNDLSKHLGESLNVALNINPIQMLNFDFQGIDAQVQHLTETYTKLKKEKRKAFCRDYEVDVPVDEEHSYYTIDLKKTIEAIELEIDRQTAGSLAIVERTIETQIAEDFRHAEKQIYNYIDRFQLEFENLLKERTRKEAEADRVIAALEFQRDELHEYIGELAQTRASLQQWMPAAPSQPQSP; encoded by the coding sequence ATGTCTTCTCAACAGTTTCAAGAAACCTACGAAAACATATACACCACGGGCATCAAAATTTTACAGTACCTTCAAGAAATGCGCGCGGTGCAGATGAGCTTGGGGCAGGAATCCGACGCTTCGGGTAGCATTGAAGATGACCTCACGCGCGCTTTAGGTGCGCTTCAGGAACAGCGCTATCAGGTTGCGGTGATTGCAGCGATGAAGGCGGGGAAAAGCACGTTCCTGAATGCGCTGATTGGGGCGGACGTTCTGGCGAGCGAGACTGAAGCTTGTACGGTGTGCCGTACCGATATTCGTCCGATTCCCGAGGGTGCAGCCCCGAAACTCTGGGAACACCGACAGGGACAGAGTAAACCGATTTTACTAGCACAAGGCGACGCGATCGCGATTAAAACCAAATTTTTGCAGCGCACCCACGAAATTCGCGCCACTGCTAACCAAGACGACGCAACGCGCTTTACTCTCGAACATCCCATTGAAGCGCTCAGCGATCTTCCGGCGTTGAATGGGTTAACCTTGGTGGATACTCCCGGACCGAATGAGTGGCAGTCTGTTGATTTTAACGCGATCGCGCTCAAACAAGCCGCCCTAGAAGCCCTACGCACCTGCGATGCCATTCTTTTCATCCTCGATTACGGCTCGTTTAAAGATAATACCAATTCCGAGTTACTTCAAGATTTAATCGAACAGCGCCAAGAATTTTTAGCGCAAAACACCAGCAAAATTTATTTTTTATTGAATAAAATCGATCGCAAGACGGAAGACGACAGACCGATTGAAGATACAATTGCCGACCTGCGACAATTACTGATTAAGTTCGGCATTCCTCAACCCGTCATTTATCCTGCCAGTGCTTGGCTGGGGCTGCTTGCTAAATTGATTCAACAGGATACAGCGACTCCCAACCACATTAAAGATTTTAAACGTTTTTTCAGTGCGAAATACGCCCGCGAGAATGAAGAAGGCGACATTATTATCCCCAGTCCCAAAAAAATCGCCGATCGCGCCCTCGAAGATAGTTTAATTAAAGGCATAGAATCCTCGGTTATTCAGAGCGTTATTGCGAATTCCGGCTGGAACTTTTTAAATGATGTTACCGCTCAACTCGAACGAGCAACCCAAGCAATTGAAGATAGTCTGAATATTCGGATTAACGGCTGGGAAATGGAACTACAACCGCTTCGCCAGCGCCTAGAAGATTACAAACAAGCCGCTCGCGTTGCTCTCTTACAAGTTAAAGGAGTTAAAACTTTAGTCGAACAACAAAAAATTAAGTTAGTGGCCCAGTTTAAAGATAAGATTTTAGATTTCGCGCGCACGGCAAAACTCACCATTGAAGAAGAAATTGACCTCTTTGTTCAATCTTGGATGGCAGAAACAGAAAATCCTGAAGCAGAACGAATCGTAGAAGATGCCAGCAACCCTTCCACTCGGTTTGATGTACCGCAACGTCTAGCGGACTCCCTCAAAAAAGTTTTTTCTGGCTTAGGCGAGCGTTCCGATAATCCTTATGAAATTCGCTGCAATAGCGAAGAAGATGTAAATTCTGTCAAAGAAGATATCAATGGTTTTTGTTCCGTTTTAATTAGCCGTTGGTGGACAAATACTCAAGATAAGCTTTCGCGAGAAGGGATGCAAATTCGCGAAGAGTTGGTTGCGGAAATTTACGAGAATATTCAGACCATTTCTAACGATCTCTCCAAGCACCTTGGCGAATCCTTAAATGTAGCGTTGAATATTAATCCGATTCAGATGCTCAATTTTGACTTCCAGGGAATTGACGCTCAAGTTCAACATTTAACGGAAACTTATACCAAACTCAAAAAAGAGAAACGGAAAGCGTTTTGTCGCGATTATGAAGTCGATGTTCCGGTCGATGAGGAGCATTCTTACTATACCATCGATCTCAAAAAGACGATTGAAGCGATCGAATTAGAAATCGATCGCCAAACCGCCGGAAGTTTAGCGATTGTCGAACGCACCATCGAAACTCAAATTGCTGAAGATTTTCGCCACGCAGAAAAACAAATTTATAATTATATCGATCGCTTCCAACTCGAATTTGAAAACTTGCTCAAAGAACGCACCCGCAAAGAGGCAGAAGCGGATCGCGTTATTGCTGCCTTGGAGTTTCAACGAGACGAATTGCACGAATATATCGGTGAACTAGCGCAAACACGCGCATCGCTTCAGCAATGGATGCCCGCTGCACCCTCTCAACCGCAATCCCCGTAG
- a CDS encoding class I SAM-dependent methyltransferase yields MTLPLQFLRQETLENEREFHNRWAAAIDADSICVRDYFEACTAPENRFILQQLGDVRGKYLLDLGCGAGENSVYFALKGAHCIATDYAPGMVEVARQLAEKNGVQIEAKTANAMALDFPDNTFDIVYAANLLHHLPDPQMALREMHRVLKPGGKACFWDPLKHNPVINVYRRIATEVRTEDEMPLDIRIVQEARSQFSEIRYDTFWLASLWIFLKFYLVERVNPNEERYWKKIIIEQMRLKPNYERLEKLDRILKKIPGLKRMCWNVAVVGTK; encoded by the coding sequence ATGACTTTACCACTCCAATTTTTACGCCAGGAAACGCTAGAGAACGAACGGGAATTTCACAATCGGTGGGCAGCCGCAATTGATGCCGACAGCATTTGCGTCCGCGACTACTTTGAAGCTTGCACCGCACCAGAAAATCGCTTTATCTTGCAACAATTGGGCGATGTTCGCGGGAAATATCTTCTCGACTTAGGGTGCGGCGCGGGCGAAAATAGCGTTTATTTCGCTCTAAAAGGAGCGCACTGCATCGCAACGGATTATGCCCCCGGTATGGTAGAAGTTGCTCGGCAATTAGCCGAAAAAAATGGCGTACAGATTGAAGCAAAAACTGCCAATGCAATGGCCTTAGACTTTCCCGATAATACCTTCGATATTGTCTATGCCGCGAATTTATTGCATCATCTTCCCGATCCTCAAATGGCGCTACGGGAAATGCACCGCGTCCTCAAACCGGGTGGCAAAGCCTGTTTTTGGGATCCGCTCAAACACAATCCCGTCATTAATGTATACCGCCGTATCGCGACAGAGGTGAGAACCGAAGATGAAATGCCCCTTGATATTCGCATCGTCCAAGAAGCGCGATCGCAGTTTTCCGAAATTAGGTACGATACATTTTGGCTCGCGAGTTTGTGGATTTTTCTCAAGTTTTATCTCGTCGAACGAGTTAACCCAAACGAAGAGCGATATTGGAAAAAAATTATTATCGAGCAAATGCGATTGAAACCCAATTACGAACGCTTGGAGAAATTGGATCGAATTTTGAAAAAAATTCCGGGTTTGAAACGAATGTGTTGGAATGTAGCGGTAGTTGGGACAAAATAA
- a CDS encoding 3'-5' exonuclease, which yields MIDFTRYDYCLIVDLEATCCDLQTIKRHEMEIIEIGAVMVKRENLSSVDSFQTFVKPVRHPVLTAFCKQLTTIAQEQVDRAPGYADAIAAFNTWKSAYPNALFCSWGDYDRKQFEQDSRFHKLPYPFASEHLNLKVLFTETQQLPKRYGMNGALELAGIPLEGTHHRGIDDARNMTRLLPYILGTKKLYNS from the coding sequence ATGATAGATTTCACTCGGTACGACTATTGTTTAATCGTCGATCTCGAAGCGACTTGTTGCGATCTCCAAACGATTAAGCGCCATGAAATGGAAATTATTGAAATTGGCGCAGTAATGGTCAAACGGGAAAATTTGTCAAGTGTTGATTCCTTTCAAACCTTTGTTAAACCAGTTCGCCATCCCGTCTTAACGGCGTTCTGCAAACAATTAACGACAATCGCGCAAGAACAGGTCGATCGCGCCCCCGGTTATGCCGACGCGATCGCCGCTTTTAACACTTGGAAATCAGCTTATCCTAACGCCCTATTTTGTTCTTGGGGGGATTACGATCGCAAACAATTCGAGCAAGATAGCCGCTTCCACAAACTCCCTTATCCCTTCGCCAGCGAGCATCTCAATCTCAAAGTTTTATTCACAGAAACTCAGCAATTACCCAAACGTTACGGGATGAATGGAGCCTTAGAACTAGCAGGCATTCCCTTAGAAGGAACGCACCATCGCGGCATCGACGACGCGCGCAACATGACTCGATTACTGCCTTATATTTTAGGAACTAAAAAGTTATATAATTCGTAA
- a CDS encoding RNase H family protein yields MDASCLGNPGDVEYRGVDTQTGEEIFHQSPLPYGTNNLGEFLAIARGLAYLKERGLDWPIYSDSRTAMLWVKNRQVRTTLTRSAKNQEIFELIDRALDWLENNEYRNRILKWDTTNWGEIPADFGRK; encoded by the coding sequence GTGGATGCTTCCTGTCTGGGCAATCCCGGCGATGTCGAATACCGAGGAGTTGATACGCAAACGGGCGAGGAGATATTTCATCAGTCCCCCCTCCCCTATGGGACGAATAATCTCGGAGAGTTCCTGGCGATCGCGCGCGGACTGGCTTATTTGAAAGAAAGAGGGCTGGATTGGCCGATCTATTCCGATTCTCGGACGGCGATGCTTTGGGTGAAAAATCGACAAGTTCGGACAACGTTAACCCGAAGTGCCAAGAATCAAGAGATCTTTGAATTAATCGATCGCGCTTTAGACTGGCTCGAAAACAATGAATACCGCAATCGAATTCTGAAGTGGGATACAACGAACTGGGGAGAAATTCCGGCGGATTTCGGGCGCAAGTAA
- a CDS encoding transporter substrate-binding protein, with translation MSQTNNPISEGERKRAGKRRVGARARSKSPRNSTAINSTVPVGILHSLTGTMAIGEPSLKDATLMAIAEINQAGGILGKTIEPLVVDGASEPAVFARAARQLLRDRGAVALFGCWTSASRKAVIPVLEEHNGMLWYPLQYEGLEESPHVFYTGSCPNQQIEPAVRWLLGQNRRRFYLVGSDYVFPRTIHKIIRAELKQKGGVCLGEHYVPLGTMNFEWILKAIAQAEPDVIFSTLNGDSNIGFYQSYRKAGLDPEKLPTLAVSVAEEELRQIGEAAMGHYASWSYFQSLATPENQTFVRNFKAMYGADRVTSDPIEAAYTRVYLWKAAVEAAGSFESDRARQAAWGLTFTAPGGRIFIDKNQHLWKPCRIGRVSHQGQFEIVWDSQVPIAPQPWLGLETWDSPQKQMSIDLLAEVSQGLHHRCELEAKSGALNLLMLQLLRANQRLSRAQEQLRTTQKQYREFQEREKLLKKRLTTKIRSSLSLKMILTIAVEEIANLLDLDCCRLLWYLTGAQGQRFQPAACAAISSYLCNLEISDALEGLGSSILQISCMVIDDIDRDPQLEGERRARLQAVGLQALLIAPIRTRSGQDGLIVCEQYQKPRNWTDSDRELLKAVVDQLAIAIDQAQLYEESKTAAILARAKARELESTLEDLKETQAQLIQTEKMSALGMSLAGIAHEIKNPVNFICGNLEYTQEYVNSLIQLLELYRQHFPNPPQAIQDYAEEIEIDFTIEDLPKTLTSMSLGAERIEQLVLSLRNFSRTDRDRMEAIDLHDGIDSTLLILSNRLKAKAPRPEIEVIKNYTELPLVDCYPSQINQVFMNILGNAIDALEEQTEGESSNNPSHHPRITISTEVSALSSEFSSSQSEEGSEEAKPPYAIVRIRDNGSGIPPESQKYLFDPFYTTKPIGKGTGLGLAIGRKIVEETHNGLLTCQSDPETGTEFAIAIPLNRSVI, from the coding sequence ATGAGTCAAACAAACAATCCCATTTCCGAGGGAGAAAGAAAACGGGCTGGAAAAAGGCGCGTTGGTGCTAGAGCGAGAAGTAAGTCTCCGAGAAACAGCACGGCTATAAATTCTACAGTTCCCGTCGGCATCTTGCATTCTCTGACGGGGACGATGGCGATCGGGGAGCCGTCTTTGAAAGATGCGACGTTAATGGCGATCGCGGAAATCAATCAAGCCGGAGGGATTCTCGGCAAAACCATCGAGCCTTTGGTGGTGGATGGGGCTTCAGAGCCTGCGGTATTCGCTCGGGCCGCTAGACAATTACTTCGCGATCGCGGCGCAGTTGCCCTTTTTGGCTGTTGGACTTCAGCCAGTCGCAAAGCGGTTATTCCCGTTCTCGAGGAGCACAATGGAATGCTCTGGTATCCCCTTCAGTATGAAGGTCTCGAGGAGTCGCCTCACGTTTTTTATACCGGGAGTTGCCCCAACCAACAAATCGAACCGGCAGTGCGCTGGCTGTTAGGGCAAAATCGACGGCGTTTTTACCTGGTGGGTTCGGACTACGTTTTTCCCCGCACGATTCACAAAATTATTCGCGCCGAACTCAAGCAGAAAGGGGGAGTTTGTCTGGGCGAACATTACGTTCCCTTGGGAACGATGAATTTTGAATGGATTTTGAAGGCGATCGCGCAAGCAGAACCCGATGTAATCTTTAGTACGCTCAATGGCGATAGCAACATCGGTTTTTACCAGTCTTATCGCAAGGCAGGCCTCGATCCGGAGAAACTACCGACTTTAGCCGTTAGCGTAGCCGAGGAAGAATTGCGCCAAATCGGAGAAGCTGCGATGGGACACTACGCCAGTTGGAGCTATTTCCAAAGTTTGGCGACTCCGGAAAATCAAACCTTCGTGCGCAATTTTAAAGCTATGTACGGAGCGGATCGGGTGACGAGCGATCCGATTGAAGCCGCTTACACGCGCGTTTATTTGTGGAAAGCGGCAGTCGAAGCGGCAGGCTCGTTTGAAAGCGATCGCGCGCGCCAAGCTGCCTGGGGTCTTACTTTTACCGCTCCCGGCGGCAGAATTTTTATCGATAAAAATCAGCATCTCTGGAAACCCTGCCGCATCGGACGAGTCTCGCACCAAGGACAATTTGAGATCGTCTGGGACTCTCAAGTGCCGATCGCTCCTCAACCTTGGCTGGGCCTGGAAACTTGGGATTCCCCTCAAAAGCAGATGTCGATCGATCTGCTGGCGGAAGTATCTCAAGGACTCCACCATCGCTGCGAGTTAGAAGCCAAAAGCGGCGCGCTCAATCTGCTGATGCTCCAGTTACTACGCGCCAATCAACGCTTAAGTCGCGCCCAAGAACAATTGAGAACCACTCAAAAACAATATCGGGAATTCCAAGAGCGCGAAAAACTTTTAAAAAAGCGGCTGACAACGAAGATTCGCAGTTCGCTTAGCCTGAAGATGATTTTAACGATTGCAGTCGAAGAGATTGCTAATTTATTAGACCTTGACTGCTGCCGTCTTTTGTGGTACTTGACTGGAGCGCAGGGTCAACGCTTTCAACCCGCCGCCTGTGCTGCGATCTCATCCTATCTCTGCAATCTAGAAATAAGCGATGCTTTAGAAGGCTTGGGATCGTCCATCCTTCAAATTAGTTGCATGGTTATCGACGATATCGATCGAGATCCGCAACTGGAGGGAGAACGGCGCGCTCGCTTGCAGGCGGTTGGCTTGCAAGCCTTATTAATTGCGCCGATCCGAACTCGCTCCGGACAAGATGGTTTGATTGTCTGCGAACAATACCAAAAACCTCGCAATTGGACGGATTCAGATCGGGAATTACTGAAAGCAGTGGTCGATCAATTAGCAATCGCGATCGACCAAGCACAACTCTATGAAGAAAGTAAAACCGCCGCAATTCTCGCCCGCGCCAAAGCTCGAGAACTAGAAAGCACATTAGAAGATCTCAAAGAAACACAAGCACAACTGATTCAAACTGAAAAAATGTCGGCCTTGGGAATGTCGCTGGCGGGAATTGCCCACGAAATTAAAAACCCCGTCAACTTCATTTGCGGCAATCTCGAATATACTCAAGAGTACGTGAATTCTTTGATTCAACTGCTCGAACTCTATCGACAACATTTTCCTAACCCGCCGCAAGCGATTCAAGATTACGCAGAAGAAATCGAAATCGATTTTACAATTGAAGATTTACCCAAAACTCTGACTTCGATGTCCCTAGGAGCAGAGCGCATCGAACAATTAGTGTTATCGCTCCGTAACTTTTCTCGTACAGATCGCGATCGCATGGAAGCGATCGATCTTCACGATGGTATCGACAGCACGCTTTTAATCCTCAGCAACCGCCTAAAAGCGAAAGCGCCGCGTCCCGAAATTGAAGTGATTAAAAACTACACCGAACTGCCCTTAGTGGATTGTTACCCTTCTCAGATCAATCAGGTTTTTATGAACATCTTAGGGAACGCGATCGACGCACTAGAAGAGCAAACAGAGGGTGAATCGTCGAATAATCCCTCGCATCATCCCCGAATTACTATCTCGACCGAAGTTAGCGCCCTCTCCTCAGAATTCTCATCATCGCAGTCCGAGGAAGGTAGCGAAGAAGCTAAACCCCCCTACGCTATCGTCCGCATTCGCGATAACGGCTCGGGCATTCCCCCCGAAAGCCAAAAATATTTGTTCGATCCTTTCTATACGACTAAACCGATCGGGAAAGGCACGGGTTTGGGGCTGGCGATCGGACGTAAAATTGTTGAGGAAACTCATAACGGTCTATTGACTTGTCAGTCCGATCCTGAAACCGGAACCGAGTTCGCGATCGCGATTCCTCTCAATCGTTCGGTTATTTGA
- the pgsA gene encoding CDP-diacylglycerol--glycerol-3-phosphate 3-phosphatidyltransferase: MNIPTLVTVSRLLAVPILLWSLSEPTPQSRWIGVVFFIVAAGTDWLDGYLARKLDQVTDLGKFLDPLVDKLLVLAPLLALIELGQIPAWGVFLILGRELTIAGWRVNQTTISGANIWGKLKTVSQIIAIALLIAPLGATWKLPSLVAFWVSVALTLISGLIYLIPSGATKDTSTLTSSIADRG; this comes from the coding sequence ATGAATATCCCAACCCTCGTCACTGTTTCTCGCCTCCTTGCCGTACCGATTCTCCTCTGGAGCTTGTCGGAGCCAACCCCACAATCCCGCTGGATAGGGGTGGTTTTTTTTATTGTTGCAGCGGGAACGGATTGGCTGGATGGTTATTTGGCGCGAAAACTCGACCAAGTGACGGATTTGGGCAAATTTTTAGATCCGTTGGTCGATAAATTGCTGGTATTAGCACCGCTGTTGGCGTTAATCGAGCTAGGTCAAATTCCCGCCTGGGGCGTTTTTTTGATTTTGGGGCGAGAGTTAACCATCGCGGGCTGGCGAGTCAATCAAACTACAATTTCTGGGGCGAATATTTGGGGGAAATTGAAAACAGTCAGTCAAATTATTGCGATCGCGCTATTAATTGCACCGTTAGGCGCGACTTGGAAACTGCCTTCTTTAGTGGCTTTTTGGGTTTCTGTTGCTTTAACGCTAATTTCAGGTTTAATTTATTTGATACCGTCAGGCGCAACGAAAGACACTTCAACGCTAACATCCAGCATCGCCGATCGGGGATAG